The Plectropomus leopardus isolate mb chromosome 14, YSFRI_Pleo_2.0, whole genome shotgun sequence DNA window GATACCCAGAAAATTTTGGAACAGTTATTCACATTTCCCTCATGataaattgtcttaaatttggtGATCCCTAAACTTTCTATCTAGTGCCACCATCATCTCAAAATATTACCACGAATCTGTCACTATGACATACCCATCATCCTAAGCTGTACTGCTTTGTGTTTGGTGCTACTTAACcaatattagcatgctaacacgtTAAACTAAGACAGTGAACAAACTACACATTATTGCAAGGTaaatatcagcatgttagcattattttcattttgaacatgATAGTATGCTGAtgttaaaatgaccatttgaaTGTCGATTAGCCTGCTCACTGTATGTTACCTTTATTTTGTGGAGAAAATTTTGGTTTTCTTGCAAGCCTCCAGTGAGCAAAGAATCTGACCACAGTTAAAAACTCTTTATGTATTGAAGTAAAgagggtccacatttaacagaaagaaaatataattttactaACTGTCAAAAAACTATTTGCAGTATAATGCAAATAGCAATAATACTACCAGTTGTATGATCAGGACTTCCCAAAAAAACTTCCCATTCTAGCAAAGAcgtcacaatataaaacactcTACCTATAAGCACCCTGAGCGTTCCACTTGAGCATGTGCTCAGGTACATAACTCGGCTAtgcatgaaactgtttttagcGACAGGTTTTACATGAATTGAATGTgttagtgaaaatgcatttgGGAAGTACAatgcatatgactggataaataagattTGGATTATGCTACAACAGTTGTGTGATGTTGATCCCAGTGATTTCgattaattttctcatttttttgattCTTTGTTCGTCTTGGAGGCATGTTGAGCTAAGTTAATGTTGAAGTTAAGTTAATGTTGAATTAATGTTAAGTTAACATTTCCATAGTCCTATATGTCTCTTGATATACACTAACATTGTAAGAGATCAGTAAGGGCTATCTTTGTAGTTCAAATTGCAAAAGAACAAAGGGAAGTGGTCATTGCTAGAGGAGTTTGAATGATAAAAATAAGTTCAGCCACTGTGGCGATATCAAtgtcaagattaaaaaaactgccTTGCTCACAAATGTGAGGGTAGAAGGTTACGAAGACATCAGTAGGCTCTAAGCTCTAGGTGGGTGATAACAACATAATGCTCCTGGGAAACAAATATTGAACATCTGACCTCGGGCAAAAACATTCCTGAGAACATAAAACCCTAATGGGTCATATTAGGAGGATACTGAGCTGGAGAACATTGGATTCTGGGAACAGATGGAGCCTCAAAGAGCTGCTAGCACAATTATAGACTCTTTGTCTTGTTGGAGAAAAAAGGTTAGTTCTAATtattaacttaatttattttgagcttttaggattttaaataTGATATCAAGTGTAGGCAGAAAAGCCCCAaagcatttcttaaaaaaaaaaatctgcctttcCTTAAGTAGGCCAGATATTGcatcattttaatattgtatCCTTTTTGTAAGTGTGTTAACTTCCTGCACAGTCTGTTGGTTCAGCAAAAAGAGTATGAAGACAGAGAGCGATGCAGGGGTCCACAGAGGAGCAAATCCAGGTGGTTTCTAAATAACCTGTGCATGTGTCAAAATGACAGATGGCGCCATCTAAGCTTAGCATCAATCTCACCTGATGGCTCAGCAGCGACTGGTGATGTCTGTCAGTGTGCGTTGGCTTCACCAGGAACAACGCCAGGTGATTCAGACAGGGAAAATATGGAGTGAAAACACCTTCTCGCATGATCAAGCAgccaaaagtttgcatttagtGAAAAATGCTTTGAGTGAATAATTCTTCACTTGACACTTTAGGTCCAAatgaactgttttgttttgttaacagagaaaaaaccAAATGCATTAATACAGAAATTTTAATAGTAGCATATACAGTATCTTTACAAAAGGAGCATTGTGTATGTGGTTTACAACATGTCTAAATACAGTATTTCTACATCaaccatttattaaaaataactggCTTTAAAAGTCCTTCTTTTGTAGAAGTATAATAACAGAGTGTCTGAATTTCATCTTACATTGGTACAGTTCACACAGTAGGCTAGTATTGTCATTTGCAGTGTATGAACATTTAAACATGTACAGTTTGGTGTTAACAAGACAGGTCCTATCTTTTTTAACCTAAAGCATGTTGATATAATCTCCTAAATTCCAGAAAAAATATAagtttactgaaaaaaatactctctttctatttctctttctgtctaaATCAGTCAGTGTATCAGTAAAGAATACTGCTATTCACTGGCTTTGAATTCACATtcggaaaaacaaaataattaacataatttatcAGTTTGTCTATGGTAGCTTGTTCGTCTCTTGAAAGTGGAAAAGCTATGAGCAAAGCTCAAATAAATAGCAATGTTCATAGATTCAATGGTTCCCAGATGTTAAATTTGTGCAAACGCAGTGCAATGTTTCCCTTGATTTTCGTTGTGTCTCAGAATTAGAAGCAGAAACGGCATCAGTAGCTGCAGGTTAATGCTCGCGTCTCGGAGTACAGCTGTTGTTCCCCAATTAGGACGAGGATTAGTTGCCATGGAGACTGCTGCCTCCAGAttccacagaaacacaaaagctAATTTACTGAACAGTGACAAATTTAGAGGGACAGCCtggcaacattttgtttcaaaaatgaagCATCCTTTCCCCACTCGCATTAGTATACATTTATCACAAAGTTCACAACAGATCTGGTCAGTTTTTGTAATAATTCAGAGTGATAGAAATACAAGCTGTAtttcaaaggtccagtgtgtatgatttaggaggatatgttggcagaaatggaatattttataataagtatgttttcttcattgtataatcacctgaaattataactcattgtgtttttgttaccttagaatgagccgatTATATCTACAGGGCTCCCCAGACATTCATTTATATGTGGCAGCcccccaatttaaaaaaaaaaaaaaaaaatcatgaaacagtttggagtttttttttatcgattTAAATCACCAGATCCATTTCTTTCAGAGTGGAAAAAACCTGCAAATAATTCTGCTCCtgttaaatcttacacactgttcctttaagaaaaacaactaCCAAAAAAAGGTGCAGTAAGCAAAGTTGGCTATGTCATTTTGAAATTCgatttgtgcttttaattgcATTTGTTAACATCTGTAGATAATGTCTAAACATAACTGAACAGATCATGACAATACAATTAGATTTCTAATAATCCCTGGTCACATTCATTTCAAAGGGGTTGACCTAATTTAACACAACTCATCTAATCATGAAGTCATCATTCATAGTGAATAATTGAGTTAGCATTGcagaaaagagattttaaatgtgCCTGTTCTTTGTTTCCTGTCAGTAAGATTGTTTAGATACTATATACACTGCCGAACAGTGTCCACACTATCCACAAATTACTGCTTAAATGGGCTCAAACATCTTTTGCCTTGGCACTGCCTGGCATGAAACCCAACtctttctaaatgttttaacattCACCATTTCTGTTCTGCTGCTCTAAATTGCTGAGAAACTATCTGATGGATGTTTAAGACGGTCTGGAACAACCTGAATCTTAAGCCCCATTTAATCTCCATTCTCGTCTCTGCATTTTAAGTGAGGGTGTTGTCTGAAGAGAAACACGAAAACAAACCaaagtcgaaaaaaaaaaaaaaaggaaaagcgtTCCTTTGATTCTTGGTCGACAGTGCAGgtctgatgtttctgtttttaactaaaGAGCTGTGGAACACAAAAGCTTCTTTTGGAACTTCCAGTTGTAGCATCCAAAAAACGCTCAGTGCCGATGCTTGCAGCCAGGTCGCAGTCTTCCCCTCTAATGAAGAAATATAGTAGTCTATATATCATTGTCTGGTATCACAACCTCCACACCCTCGGGAGCTTAATCTGATCCAAAAGCCAAGtgtgagggagacagagaaagagagagagacacagagagagagagaaagacagagtcCATCTACAAAGTGGTGCCTCGCTCAGGGGTCCAGATATCTGGAAAaagcaggatgtgtgtgtgcgtgtttgccTTTGTGAGCATTTGTTCATCAGAAAGTGCAGGCGTACACAACGCCAACCACCACAATGTTTCCAATGGTGGCGATGATGGCAATCCAGAGCCAGATGGCGTCGCTCGACATGGACTGCGACTCATCCTGTTGGCCATGTACCGAGGCGGCAGAGGCAGCAGCGTGGACGCTGGCAGAGGAGTTGAAGAGCGAGTGCTCGCCGCTGTAGTCATCATTGGGCGAGGAGTCCATGAAGGCTCCAGTCATTACTGGGATCTaggaggtgaggaggaaaaatacagagaggttaatttaattcattttaggCACTTTTAGTAAACCTGCATTAGAAGAGAAGAGTATGTGGAGgaaattcagacattttaaatccaggtttttatttacattttgctcttcTAATCACTGGCTGGAGCTACAATATTACTGAGGTCATGTCCTATGTATTTTTCTGGGGATTCAGGGTTTTTAGCAACTTAGGAGGCAGTGTTGCAGTCAAGACCAAATCAGGACTGAGACAAGACTGTTTTATATGAGT harbors:
- the LOC121953594 gene encoding uncharacterized protein C14orf132-like, giving the protein MDWGFPVRSIAQVEASPRAKEIPVMTGAFMDSSPNDDYSGEHSLFNSSASVHAAASAASVHGQQDESQSMSSDAIWLWIAIIATIGNIVVVGVVYACTF